The proteins below are encoded in one region of Sulfolobus sp. A20:
- a CDS encoding M20 family metallopeptidase, giving the protein MNDIIKLTSELIKIPSISGSNQKEISEFIKDWLNDYAGVKAKVNEFDPGWYTVVAEKGDGDNIIILNGHYDVVPPGDLKKWDTDPFSGYIKDNKVFGRGATDMKGGLAVLMKVFSEIDTKKYKIVFSAVPDEEIGGLHGSLKLAQIYDSNLVVIGEPSGSTSMTLAEKGLFQLKLKGFGRLAHGSLPSLGDNAILKVMRDLERLNTEINKINIDLPSDLEEIIKDTETIYNLPEVFKISFNPSVIKGGVKTNVVPDYCEIEIDMRIPPGISSNSLLDYVKNNVIKETIVEPIDLSDPNYTSPNDNYVKIFDKAIKEVIGVKAKKIIITGATDGRFFRYKGVPVIVYGPGELGVAHNYNEFVSFDELNRSYRVLKHFFELIND; this is encoded by the coding sequence ATGAATGACATCATAAAATTAACCTCAGAACTAATTAAAATTCCTAGCATAAGCGGAAGTAATCAAAAGGAAATATCTGAATTTATTAAAGATTGGTTAAACGATTATGCAGGGGTTAAAGCTAAAGTCAATGAGTTTGATCCCGGATGGTATACTGTAGTTGCTGAAAAGGGGGATGGAGATAATATAATTATCTTGAACGGTCATTATGATGTAGTACCGCCAGGCGATTTAAAGAAATGGGACACAGACCCATTTAGTGGATATATCAAGGACAATAAGGTGTTTGGGAGAGGTGCAACAGACATGAAAGGAGGATTAGCAGTCTTAATGAAAGTGTTTTCAGAGATAGATACCAAGAAATATAAGATAGTGTTTTCTGCAGTACCCGATGAGGAGATAGGAGGATTGCATGGATCTTTGAAACTAGCTCAAATCTATGATTCAAATTTAGTTGTGATTGGAGAACCGTCTGGCTCAACCTCAATGACTCTAGCTGAAAAGGGTCTATTCCAATTAAAGCTAAAAGGATTTGGTAGACTGGCTCATGGTAGCCTCCCCTCTTTGGGGGATAATGCTATTCTCAAAGTCATGAGAGATTTAGAAAGACTGAACACTGAAATAAATAAGATAAACATAGATCTTCCTTCCGACTTAGAGGAAATTATTAAGGACACAGAGACTATATATAATTTACCTGAGGTATTTAAGATCTCATTTAATCCCTCAGTAATTAAAGGAGGAGTTAAAACAAACGTTGTGCCAGATTATTGTGAGATAGAAATTGACATGAGAATACCCCCAGGTATAAGCTCGAATAGTCTTCTAGATTATGTAAAAAATAACGTAATTAAGGAAACAATAGTGGAACCTATCGATCTTTCTGACCCTAATTATACCTCACCTAATGACAACTATGTGAAAATATTCGACAAAGCTATTAAAGAAGTAATTGGTGTAAAGGCTAAGAAGATAATAATAACTGGGGCTACAGATGGTAGATTCTTTAGATATAAAGGTGTACCGGTAATAGTTTATGGTCCAGGTGAACTAGGTGTAGCCCATAACTATAATGAGTTTGTAAGTTTTGACGAGTTGAATAGGAGTTATAGGGTGTTGAAACATTTCTTTGAACTAATAAATGATTAA
- a CDS encoding COG1361 S-layer family protein, translating into MNRKVFLTYLMIVIFLLSPLFILTTTSATNYFQGYSSTLEPISPGEIEVPITFHLTNLGPFNLTDVSIIATNTYPFYVYNYYNSTKIIHVPLWNVGQTINVTFLFNISNTAKDGVYSEAIAIQGIGQFGQTIDTTVLVAVPVLGYVNFSASSVWGTTSSPMVVGPGENNVPLTIILQNLGNSLVTNITLDLNSQFPVRFLQSNASISAIEPGYYGEVTVMASVYPNATEGLYYIKLKIIYYHNDTQYVLLPVDIGASNQVSLVDAWGTPSDPQIAAPGETLLPLTIYVENLGENLLSNVTLMLQSHYPIQFLQNNATVGFVPAGSYNYATVIANVYSNATPGVYYIPITVQIYNGYRQVFRMPVYILGYVNFSASSVWGTTSSPMVVGPGENNVPLTIILQDTGIATVTNATLILQSQYPVEFLQSNVSVGNIPVGQPIPVTVLANVYPNISTTGVYYIHLKIVYYNGVKQIIKVPIYIQSNNEISLEGIWGSLSNPEVVAPGENNVPLTLVVKNLGENLLSNVTLMLQSHYPIQFLQNNATVGFVPAGSYNYATVIANVYSNATPGVYYIPITVQIYNGYKETVMATVQILGYITIQAQSLWGSISSPITVSPGESQVPLTVVLRNTGDVNILNATLTFQPIEYPLIFHQTTAQVGIIPAGEENYGTVTVSVFPNATPGVYYIPATLNYFNHITTISVPVVIYSPNISVNVVTIPPQVFPSYYDVRLLVILTNYGSGIAENTNVSIQSPFQVVSSPIVHLGALPAGIPINTTFLINIPNDTSPKTYIINFSISYDGGKIEYQYALNIYPKANIIVANVYYPTLNPGYSKVPITVTLKNTGNATAKNVIVRLGTSDVIYPHVSSSNPLQALTASEVFIGDINPGQEVNVTFVVDISGGASPGTYPLAIALVWNQTGSLFPFEQADTFYVTISAPFYEHLFSSPVGYALIAIIIIVIIVVAIVFLRARNKRK; encoded by the coding sequence ATGAATAGGAAAGTATTTCTGACTTACTTAATGATTGTAATATTTTTATTATCACCCTTGTTTATATTAACAACCACTTCAGCTACAAACTACTTCCAAGGATATTCATCAACGCTAGAACCTATTTCGCCCGGTGAGATAGAAGTTCCTATAACATTTCATTTAACTAACTTGGGCCCATTTAATCTGACAGATGTATCAATTATTGCAACTAACACTTATCCATTCTATGTTTATAACTACTACAACTCAACAAAGATTATCCACGTACCTTTATGGAATGTAGGCCAAACGATAAATGTCACGTTCTTATTCAATATCTCTAACACTGCTAAAGATGGCGTATATTCTGAAGCTATAGCTATACAAGGGATCGGTCAGTTTGGACAAACAATTGATACGACAGTACTAGTTGCTGTACCAGTCTTGGGTTATGTTAATTTCTCAGCATCATCAGTCTGGGGAACAACTTCAAGTCCAATGGTAGTAGGACCAGGAGAAAATAACGTACCACTAACAATAATACTACAAAATCTTGGAAATAGCTTAGTTACTAATATAACATTAGATCTTAACTCACAATTCCCAGTTAGATTCTTACAAAGTAATGCCAGTATTTCAGCCATTGAACCTGGATATTATGGAGAAGTTACAGTAATGGCTTCAGTATATCCAAATGCTACAGAGGGACTTTATTATATTAAACTAAAAATAATTTATTATCACAACGATACACAATACGTTCTATTACCAGTAGATATTGGAGCATCTAATCAAGTGTCATTAGTAGACGCTTGGGGAACTCCATCTGATCCACAAATAGCAGCTCCTGGAGAAACGCTACTGCCATTAACCATATATGTCGAGAATCTTGGTGAGAATTTGTTATCTAATGTAACGCTTATGCTACAATCACACTACCCAATACAATTCCTACAAAACAACGCAACAGTAGGCTTCGTCCCAGCAGGAAGTTACAACTACGCAACAGTAATAGCAAACGTATACTCAAACGCAACACCAGGAGTATACTACATACCAATAACAGTACAAATATACAACGGATACAGGCAAGTTTTCAGAATGCCAGTATACATTCTGGGTTATGTTAATTTCTCAGCATCATCAGTCTGGGGAACAACTTCAAGTCCAATGGTAGTAGGACCAGGAGAAAATAACGTACCACTAACAATAATACTACAAGATACGGGGATAGCTACAGTGACAAATGCTACACTGATATTACAATCACAATATCCAGTTGAGTTTTTACAAAGTAATGTTAGCGTAGGAAATATACCAGTAGGACAGCCGATACCAGTAACGGTACTAGCTAACGTGTATCCTAACATAAGCACTACTGGAGTGTATTATATTCACTTGAAAATAGTATATTATAATGGAGTAAAACAAATAATTAAAGTGCCTATTTACATACAGTCTAACAATGAGATTTCGCTAGAGGGCATATGGGGCTCATTGTCCAATCCAGAAGTTGTTGCACCGGGTGAAAATAACGTACCTTTAACTTTAGTTGTTAAGAATCTTGGTGAGAATTTGTTATCTAATGTAACGCTTATGCTACAATCACACTACCCAATACAATTCCTACAAAACAACGCAACAGTAGGCTTCGTCCCAGCAGGAAGTTACAACTACGCAACAGTAATAGCAAACGTATACTCAAACGCAACACCAGGAGTATACTACATACCAATAACAGTACAAATATACAACGGATACAAAGAAACCGTGATGGCTACCGTTCAAATACTGGGATATATTACAATACAAGCGCAATCTCTGTGGGGTAGTATAAGCTCACCTATTACTGTATCTCCAGGAGAGAGCCAAGTACCTCTAACTGTTGTTTTAAGAAACACTGGAGATGTAAATATTCTGAATGCTACTTTAACCTTCCAGCCCATAGAATATCCCTTAATATTCCATCAGACTACAGCTCAAGTAGGTATAATACCAGCGGGAGAGGAGAATTACGGAACTGTTACTGTTAGTGTATTCCCCAATGCTACCCCTGGAGTTTATTATATACCAGCTACCTTGAATTACTTCAACCATATTACTACGATATCAGTACCCGTTGTTATATATTCGCCAAATATTTCGGTCAATGTAGTTACTATACCACCACAAGTCTTCCCCAGTTATTATGACGTAAGGCTTTTAGTAATATTGACAAATTACGGCAGCGGAATAGCTGAGAATACTAATGTAAGTATACAATCACCTTTTCAAGTAGTTTCCTCACCTATAGTTCACTTAGGTGCACTACCTGCAGGTATTCCAATTAATACCACTTTCCTAATAAATATTCCAAATGATACATCTCCAAAGACGTATATAATCAACTTTAGTATATCATATGATGGAGGAAAAATTGAATATCAATATGCGTTAAATATTTATCCTAAAGCAAACATTATTGTAGCTAATGTCTATTATCCAACACTAAACCCCGGTTATTCAAAGGTACCCATTACAGTAACGTTAAAGAATACTGGAAACGCTACAGCCAAGAACGTTATCGTAAGGTTAGGTACCTCGGATGTCATCTATCCTCATGTCAGCTCTTCTAACCCATTACAAGCATTGACTGCGTCTGAAGTATTCATTGGTGATATAAATCCTGGACAAGAAGTTAACGTTACTTTCGTTGTAGATATTAGTGGTGGAGCGTCCCCAGGTACATATCCGTTAGCTATAGCACTTGTTTGGAACCAAACTGGATCGTTATTCCCATTTGAGCAAGCAGATACGTTCTATGTGACCATTTCGGCTCCATTCTATGAACATCTATTTAGCTCTCCAGTTGGATATGCATTAATCGCTATAATTATCATAGTAATAATAGTAGTAGCAATAGTATTTTTGAGAGCAAGAAATAAAAGGAAATAG
- a CDS encoding Xaa-Pro peptidase family protein codes for MNNRVKRLQEELVKNNIDYAIIGPTSNMQYLIDFIEEQMERPLLLIISQDDYYILAPKLYEEQLSKFPLIVYSDGENPYSKLNLKENSSLLIDDKLYSLFTIEILSTIKSRRVYRASTILDKLRMVKDEDEISRMSEGVRIAEELFLRFIQTLTEGLTECEIQRKFKSYIIENAGEISFEPILTSGPNTSMPHLKCTERKVKKGDVIIFDFGIKYKGYSTDTTRVVSLGNPSDLDVKKIFEIVKEANEAAERFARKGVLASEIDLEARKIIEINGYGKFFIHRTGHGIGIDVHEAPYISSDNNEKIENGEIFTIEPGIYLPNKFGIRIEDEILIHYGTSKVLNSLDKELFII; via the coding sequence ATGAATAATAGAGTTAAGAGATTGCAAGAGGAGCTTGTAAAAAACAATATTGATTACGCTATCATAGGACCTACTAGTAACATGCAATACTTAATTGATTTCATAGAGGAACAGATGGAAAGACCTCTGTTGCTGATAATTTCACAAGACGATTATTATATTCTTGCTCCAAAATTATATGAAGAACAACTATCAAAATTTCCTTTGATAGTTTATAGTGATGGAGAAAACCCGTATTCCAAACTTAATCTTAAGGAGAATTCAAGTTTACTTATAGATGACAAATTGTATTCACTATTTACGATAGAAATTCTTAGTACAATAAAATCTAGACGCGTTTATAGGGCTTCGACAATACTGGACAAATTACGTATGGTAAAAGATGAAGATGAAATTTCGAGAATGTCGGAAGGAGTAAGGATAGCAGAGGAATTGTTCCTTCGCTTTATACAGACCTTAACAGAAGGATTAACAGAATGCGAAATACAAAGAAAATTCAAGAGTTATATAATAGAGAATGCAGGTGAAATATCTTTTGAACCTATACTTACTTCTGGTCCAAATACCTCCATGCCTCACCTTAAATGCACAGAAAGAAAAGTAAAGAAGGGAGACGTTATTATCTTTGATTTTGGAATAAAGTATAAGGGATACTCTACTGATACGACGAGAGTTGTCTCTTTGGGAAATCCAAGTGATCTTGATGTCAAGAAGATATTTGAAATTGTAAAGGAGGCTAACGAAGCAGCGGAAAGGTTTGCGAGAAAGGGAGTACTTGCAAGTGAAATTGACTTAGAAGCTAGGAAAATCATAGAGATTAATGGGTACGGAAAGTTCTTTATACACAGGACAGGGCATGGAATTGGAATAGACGTTCATGAAGCCCCTTATATCTCATCAGATAACAATGAGAAGATAGAGAATGGTGAAATATTTACAATAGAACCCGGAATATACCTACCTAACAAATTTGGAATAAGAATAGAGGATGAAATACTGATACATTATGGTACAAGTAAGGTATTAAACTCATTAGATAAGGAACTGTTTATCATATAA
- a CDS encoding histone deacetylase family protein has protein sequence MDELHVIYDEIYKSHYPRSFHVENPERLTKALSILREFKVKSEKPVKVEDPQIVHSEDYINLVSKSSSLEENLDVDTYVNKNTYEVALHALGGSLRAFELNGLALLRPPGHHAGINGRAFNAPTLGFCIFNNIAYPVKKLNLRKVVVIDFDVHYGNGTQEIFYDNPEVLHIDIHQDPRTLYPGTGFPDMVGEGEAEGTKVNLLIPPLGGDDLYEELFPIIESILDDFEPVIMAISAGFDAFKDDGLANVNATERTFYNFGRLSRRFSKRFAVLEGGYSVGLQRGLKSFLEGFLNIEKEYPIFRSSDAVRTRFLNYLSDEKSILRKYWSI, from the coding sequence ATGGACGAACTACACGTAATTTATGATGAAATATATAAGTCCCATTATCCGAGAAGCTTTCATGTAGAGAACCCTGAAAGGTTGACCAAAGCGTTATCTATCTTAAGAGAGTTCAAGGTAAAGTCTGAGAAACCCGTGAAAGTTGAAGATCCTCAGATTGTGCATTCTGAAGACTATATTAATTTAGTTTCCAAATCGTCTAGCCTAGAAGAGAATTTAGACGTTGACACTTACGTAAATAAAAACACTTATGAAGTGGCGTTACATGCTCTTGGTGGATCCTTAAGAGCATTTGAATTAAATGGTTTAGCATTATTAAGACCACCTGGTCATCATGCAGGAATTAATGGTAGAGCTTTTAACGCCCCTACATTAGGTTTCTGTATCTTTAATAATATAGCTTATCCCGTGAAAAAGCTTAATTTAAGGAAAGTCGTTGTAATTGATTTTGACGTACATTATGGCAATGGTACTCAAGAAATCTTTTATGATAATCCAGAGGTGTTGCACATTGACATTCATCAGGATCCTAGGACTCTATATCCTGGTACTGGCTTCCCAGATATGGTTGGAGAAGGAGAAGCTGAGGGGACTAAAGTTAACTTATTGATACCTCCATTAGGAGGTGATGATCTTTATGAGGAGTTATTCCCCATAATCGAGTCAATTTTAGATGATTTTGAACCGGTAATTATGGCTATTTCAGCTGGCTTTGATGCATTTAAGGATGATGGATTAGCAAACGTTAATGCCACTGAACGTACTTTTTATAACTTTGGAAGGTTGAGCAGGAGGTTTAGTAAACGATTTGCAGTACTAGAGGGGGGATATAGTGTAGGTTTGCAAAGAGGTTTAAAGTCGTTTTTAGAGGGATTTTTGAATATAGAAAAGGAATACCCTATATTTCGTTCTTCTGATGCTGTAAGAACTAGATTTTTGAATTATCTGAGTGATGAAAAGAGTATATTGAGAAAATACTGGAGTATCTAA
- a CDS encoding zinc ribbon domain-containing protein, translated as MKESLIEAKIIDYGKLKDIHKDIIYYKLYIESLRKSGVKEKVNPPPNIPKPIISSMMSGGIPRDGPLQLDIIRKNIFKIKGYNALIESKEINETPLYAVVEYRDDGIKVYLAYREKPIIAGIDLGIRHLITIVSLKENKLWKVRFFDEPKLMEYFLNYLGDEQGVLMLEEFKNKSKKIVYEAINFIENLEPNVVALEDLNSFETKAGKGLRALQSMLESELRKRGIKYKKVDPYNTSKICSKCGYKKGEVMGSIFVCPSCGYKADRDFNAAFNIALKCYYTC; from the coding sequence ATGAAAGAGAGTCTTATAGAGGCGAAAATTATAGATTATGGAAAGCTGAAAGATATACATAAAGACATTATCTACTATAAATTATATATAGAGTCTTTAAGGAAAAGCGGAGTTAAAGAGAAAGTCAATCCTCCCCCCAATATTCCTAAACCCATAATATCCTCTATGATGAGCGGAGGTATACCTAGAGATGGACCCTTACAACTCGATATAATTAGAAAAAATATATTCAAGATAAAGGGCTATAACGCATTGATTGAATCTAAGGAAATAAATGAAACGCCTTTGTATGCCGTAGTGGAATATAGGGACGATGGTATAAAAGTTTACTTAGCATATAGGGAGAAACCAATAATAGCAGGAATTGATCTTGGGATAAGACACTTGATTACGATAGTAAGTTTGAAAGAAAATAAATTATGGAAAGTAAGATTTTTTGATGAGCCAAAGCTAATGGAATATTTCCTAAATTATTTAGGAGACGAGCAAGGAGTTCTAATGTTAGAGGAATTCAAAAATAAATCTAAAAAAATAGTATATGAAGCTATAAACTTCATTGAAAATCTAGAGCCAAACGTAGTTGCTCTAGAAGATCTTAACTCATTTGAGACTAAGGCAGGTAAAGGTTTGAGAGCTTTACAATCAATGTTAGAGTCTGAATTAAGGAAAAGGGGTATAAAATATAAGAAAGTGGATCCTTATAATACTTCTAAAATTTGTTCAAAATGTGGATATAAAAAGGGAGAGGTAATGGGGTCTATTTTCGTATGTCCCTCTTGCGGATACAAAGCTGATAGAGATTTTAACGCTGCATTTAATATCGCCCTAAAATGTTATTATACATGCTAA
- a CDS encoding class II glutamine amidotransferase, whose protein sequence is MCRFIAFHTKGEIKKKYLDGLLKASYNDVFSKYRSHSDGWGYVIFVKLSQKWRVWYYRSEEPIYQDENGLQFLESIRGDEIVGIVHARRSSKKFLVGLTHCHPYFLRAGPYDLYFAHNGSVMRKAFRDPYRPYTDSYLILEEIKTLIESDNQVPLEAYFSTIQRLKDYATSLNSSLIYFDKNNGPTLLVAYYYNVSRVTSSVSEEYYKLYINEENYIIPSTVKYYLNERESKELELGNIVEL, encoded by the coding sequence ATGTGTAGATTTATTGCATTTCATACAAAAGGAGAAATAAAGAAGAAATACTTAGATGGACTTTTAAAAGCCAGCTATAATGACGTTTTTTCGAAATATAGATCTCATTCTGATGGATGGGGTTATGTAATATTTGTTAAATTAAGCCAAAAGTGGAGAGTGTGGTATTATAGATCTGAAGAACCTATTTATCAAGATGAAAATGGATTACAATTTCTAGAATCAATAAGAGGAGATGAAATAGTCGGAATTGTACACGCTAGAAGATCATCCAAGAAATTCTTAGTAGGGTTAACTCATTGTCATCCATATTTTCTAAGGGCTGGCCCTTATGACTTATACTTCGCACATAACGGTTCAGTTATGAGAAAAGCTTTCAGAGATCCCTATAGACCTTATACTGATAGCTACTTGATTTTGGAGGAAATCAAAACCTTAATTGAAAGCGATAATCAAGTACCATTAGAAGCTTACTTTTCTACAATTCAAAGACTGAAAGATTATGCAACCAGTTTAAATTCTTCATTAATTTACTTTGATAAGAATAACGGACCTACTTTATTAGTTGCGTATTATTATAATGTAAGTAGAGTAACGAGCAGTGTTTCAGAGGAGTACTATAAACTATACATAAATGAAGAGAACTATATTATTCCTTCAACTGTCAAATACTACTTAAATGAGCGGGAGAGCAAGGAACTAGAGTTGGGTAATATTGTTGAACTATGA
- a CDS encoding MBL fold metallo-hydrolase gives MRITFIGTGAGSSIGTKRVKSSILVNESILFDLGPGADLKLEDLKIYDKPKALFITHLHVDHFNGLFDYLVQRKIRGIKDLEIYSPQGIEKILESYVTVGNKISTKIYESQLPRGKIDDLEVYSVKACHSIYAVSYVVRDKSRKVIYTGDTLEPCDNILEEAKDSDLIIHETTCVNDCSAWGHTSINQIINLFDRKRKVIITHIPIHEEEEIKKLGEGKVIIAFDGLSIDV, from the coding sequence ATGAGAATAACTTTCATAGGCACTGGAGCTGGTTCAAGCATAGGTACTAAAAGAGTTAAATCAAGTATTTTAGTAAACGAGTCTATATTATTCGATTTAGGTCCTGGGGCTGATCTCAAATTGGAAGATCTTAAAATTTATGATAAACCTAAGGCTTTATTTATTACCCATCTTCATGTAGATCACTTTAATGGATTATTTGACTATTTAGTTCAAAGGAAAATTAGAGGCATTAAGGATTTGGAAATTTACTCCCCGCAAGGGATAGAAAAAATTCTTGAGTCTTACGTTACTGTAGGCAATAAAATATCAACCAAAATATACGAGTCACAATTACCTAGAGGAAAAATAGACGATTTAGAAGTTTACTCTGTTAAAGCTTGCCATTCGATCTATGCCGTAAGCTATGTAGTTAGAGATAAGAGTAGAAAGGTAATTTATACTGGTGATACGTTAGAGCCTTGTGATAATATTTTAGAGGAGGCTAAAGATTCAGATTTAATAATACATGAAACTACCTGCGTTAACGATTGTAGCGCATGGGGACACACTTCGATCAATCAAATAATAAACTTGTTTGATAGGAAGAGAAAAGTGATAATAACACATATCCCAATACATGAAGAAGAAGAAATAAAAAAATTAGGTGAAGGTAAGGTGATAATAGCCTTTGATGGGTTGTCTATAGATGTGTAG
- the rbsK gene encoding ribokinase, which yields MITVVGSYNVDIILKVNKLPEVGETVIAEETYTSHGGKGSNQAVSASRLGSNVRIIAAVGKDVYGYNAINFWKNEKIDVDYVKMKDISTGAAYILVDKKGRNVIAVNRGANYYLTEDDLDDGLRGDILLTQLEIKESVVKKALREFPGIKILNPAPAVLSDQEIIKLTDIITPNEIEFKEIVNTDDFEYGLEMLLKRVRKAVIVTLGERGALLATKDGKKVIIRAPKVNVVDETGAGDVFNAALAVYLEKNYDLESAVEYANKVAALSVTKIGALGPKLDEVNKFLEEISEEEKS from the coding sequence TTGATAACAGTAGTTGGGAGTTATAACGTAGATATAATATTAAAAGTTAATAAGCTTCCAGAAGTTGGAGAAACCGTTATTGCAGAGGAAACATATACGAGTCATGGCGGTAAAGGTTCTAACCAAGCTGTCTCTGCATCAAGACTAGGAAGCAATGTAAGAATAATAGCTGCTGTAGGCAAAGACGTTTACGGATACAATGCCATAAATTTCTGGAAAAATGAAAAAATAGATGTCGACTACGTTAAGATGAAAGACATAAGTACTGGAGCTGCTTACATCCTTGTGGATAAGAAAGGGAGAAACGTAATTGCAGTTAACAGAGGTGCCAATTATTATTTAACTGAAGATGATTTAGATGATGGATTACGCGGAGATATTCTATTAACCCAGTTAGAGATAAAGGAAAGCGTTGTGAAGAAGGCTCTAAGAGAATTCCCGGGGATAAAAATATTAAACCCTGCTCCTGCAGTTCTCAGTGACCAAGAAATTATTAAGTTAACAGATATAATAACACCAAACGAGATAGAATTTAAAGAAATAGTTAATACAGATGATTTCGAATATGGATTAGAAATGCTCCTTAAAAGAGTAAGAAAAGCTGTCATAGTAACTTTAGGGGAAAGAGGTGCCTTACTAGCCACAAAAGACGGAAAAAAGGTAATAATTAGAGCACCTAAGGTTAATGTGGTAGATGAAACAGGTGCAGGTGATGTATTTAATGCTGCATTAGCAGTCTACTTGGAGAAGAATTATGACTTAGAAAGTGCAGTAGAATACGCTAATAAGGTGGCTGCACTTTCAGTTACTAAGATAGGTGCGTTAGGACCTAAATTAGATGAGGTGAATAAGTTCCTTGAGGAAATCAGTGAGGAGGAAAAAAGTTAA
- the thiD gene encoding bifunctional hydroxymethylpyrimidine kinase/phosphomethylpyrimidine kinase: MYRRPVVATIAGSDSGGGAGLQADLKTFTSLGVFGTTIVTGLTAQNTKGVIKVHELPLDFIEAQFDAVFPDLKPKYAKTGMLGSNKIIDLVIRKIKEYSVTLVLDPVMIAKSGSLLVIEDISEKLRSAMKEAIISTPNRYEAELLSGTKISNQEDVKRVAKLLYANYGNVVVKGFNGEDYAIIDGEDIELKGNTINTKNTHGSGDVFSAAITSYLALGYKLREAVIKAKEFTTFSIRFNLDLGEGYGPIDPFAYPESIVEREEGRKVIEDIMWYIENNVNITLQLLTDSFKANIAYKTKYNDILSLAGGFIKYLNKIKIDGPILNNIDNDITSLMKKIDGKVGVLIPLSQKILNAAEKGIIKLTTSGLDGDTLLQANVVLITASDKNDLIKKLSEVIKS; encoded by the coding sequence ATGTATAGGAGACCAGTTGTTGCCACAATTGCTGGCAGTGATAGTGGGGGAGGGGCAGGATTACAGGCTGATTTAAAGACATTCACGTCCTTAGGGGTTTTCGGAACTACGATTGTAACTGGTTTAACTGCGCAAAACACTAAAGGGGTAATAAAAGTTCATGAGTTACCCTTAGATTTCATTGAAGCACAATTTGACGCTGTTTTTCCCGACCTAAAACCAAAGTATGCTAAAACTGGTATGTTAGGTTCGAATAAAATTATCGACTTGGTGATAAGGAAGATTAAGGAATACAGCGTAACTCTGGTTTTAGATCCGGTAATGATAGCTAAGTCAGGTTCGTTACTTGTAATAGAAGATATCTCGGAGAAATTAAGAAGTGCGATGAAAGAAGCTATAATTTCAACTCCCAATAGGTATGAGGCTGAATTACTCTCCGGCACTAAAATATCCAATCAAGAAGATGTTAAGAGAGTTGCAAAGCTTCTATATGCCAATTACGGGAATGTGGTAGTTAAAGGATTTAATGGTGAAGATTACGCAATAATAGATGGTGAGGATATTGAATTAAAGGGAAATACAATAAATACAAAAAATACTCACGGTAGTGGTGATGTATTCTCCGCAGCTATAACATCATATTTAGCTCTAGGCTATAAGTTAAGGGAAGCCGTGATAAAGGCTAAAGAATTTACTACATTTTCAATAAGATTCAATTTAGATCTTGGAGAAGGATATGGACCAATTGACCCTTTTGCATATCCAGAATCTATAGTGGAGAGAGAAGAGGGAAGAAAAGTTATAGAAGATATTATGTGGTATATTGAAAATAATGTAAATATTACGCTTCAATTACTAACTGATAGTTTCAAAGCTAACATAGCCTATAAAACTAAGTACAACGATATACTAAGCCTAGCTGGAGGTTTTATAAAATATTTGAATAAGATAAAAATTGATGGCCCTATACTGAATAATATTGATAATGATATAACTAGCCTAATGAAAAAAATAGATGGAAAGGTAGGTGTATTGATACCGCTATCTCAAAAGATTCTTAACGCGGCTGAAAAGGGAATTATTAAACTTACTACGAGCGGTTTAGATGGAGACACTCTACTACAAGCTAACGTAGTGCTGATTACTGCGAGTGATAAGAATGACTTAATTAAGAAGCTAAGTGAGGTAATCAAGAGTTGA